A single bacterium DNA region contains:
- a CDS encoding glycosyltransferase family 4 protein produces the protein MLVSHSFVSDWRGGVEVYVHDMAHALQDAGVDVSIFYSAAAAAGREPRLIHRKEFGLKVYRLETPVNHDFGLTVRNESIEALFRQAISKSDCNLIHFHHTWIALPFSLFGVAKQAKLPVHLTLHDAWFACGRTHMFIPERSESCETGPDTPERCARCVFSGSGEVAPALVEAFARRRDAARAAFDACDLVTAPSRYLIGILEGAGFPAGHIKTTPLGVTPVHAPRQKREEVVFGFLGTFSRLKNAEHMARSFGRVEGRARLQIHGSGSAGPDLMSEIERDPRMNISGPYEAADLPQILSGIDVLVLPSLSENYPVVAREALSAGVPVLASRVGGIPEIVSHEKNGLLFDPRDPNELEYWLRQLISQPERIAELRAGIGAVKTIDQDAHEWRSRYKEAIPSERRNGLQSTPPSSTPSGNHSPLEHGVAALVRSV, from the coding sequence ATGCTGGTGTCTCACAGTTTTGTGTCGGACTGGCGAGGGGGAGTCGAAGTCTACGTCCACGACATGGCCCATGCTCTTCAGGACGCCGGGGTCGACGTGAGCATCTTCTATTCCGCCGCCGCCGCCGCGGGACGGGAACCGCGCCTGATTCATCGCAAGGAATTCGGCCTGAAGGTCTACCGTCTCGAGACTCCGGTAAACCATGACTTCGGACTGACGGTGCGCAATGAGTCCATCGAGGCACTGTTTCGACAAGCCATCAGCAAATCCGACTGCAACTTGATCCACTTTCATCACACCTGGATCGCACTGCCGTTCTCCCTGTTCGGGGTCGCAAAACAGGCGAAACTCCCCGTCCATCTGACCCTGCACGACGCGTGGTTCGCCTGCGGACGCACACATATGTTCATTCCGGAACGATCCGAGTCATGCGAGACGGGCCCAGACACACCTGAACGGTGCGCCAGATGCGTATTCTCGGGCTCAGGAGAGGTTGCCCCGGCCCTCGTGGAAGCCTTCGCTCGGCGACGGGACGCGGCGCGCGCTGCGTTCGACGCATGCGATCTGGTGACGGCGCCGTCCCGCTATCTGATCGGAATTCTGGAAGGAGCCGGCTTTCCGGCTGGACACATCAAGACCACGCCACTGGGTGTGACTCCGGTCCACGCGCCGCGGCAGAAACGCGAAGAGGTCGTGTTCGGATTTCTTGGAACTTTCAGCCGCCTGAAGAACGCGGAACACATGGCGCGTTCTTTCGGCCGCGTTGAGGGGCGCGCGCGTCTCCAGATTCACGGATCTGGCAGTGCCGGACCGGATTTGATGAGCGAGATCGAACGCGACCCGCGAATGAACATCTCGGGGCCCTACGAGGCCGCAGATCTTCCGCAAATCCTCTCAGGAATCGACGTACTCGTGCTTCCTTCGTTGAGCGAGAACTATCCGGTCGTCGCCCGCGAGGCGCTGAGTGCCGGTGTACCCGTACTCGCCTCGCGCGTGGGCGGCATTCCGGAAATCGTGAGCCACGAAAAGAACGGACTCCTGTTCGATCCTCGCGACCCTAACGAACTCGAATACTGGCTGCGTCAACTGATCAGCCAGCCCGAACGCATCGCCGAGTTGCGCGCGGGGATCGGCGCAGTCAAGACGATCGATCAGGACGCGCACGAGTGGCGATCGCGTTACAAAGAGGCCATCCCGAGCGAACGACGAAACGGATTGCAGTCCACGCCTCCTTCCAGCACGCCTTCCGGTAACCACTCTCCACTCGAA
- a CDS encoding sorbosone dehydrogenase family protein has protein sequence MRTLFRSRRFSTSASVRTRSGVQVLKRLGIASVLLTCLAIGACSLLPTINAPVLQIFLWGGVDAPEAATVNERMRAPAGYTVKVFAEGLPNVRELLFTPSGDLIAAQAREGKVASIAPDRDGDGRSDGVAILMSGLNGPNGLALRDGWLYVAESDAIGKIRFDVAAAETRGELDRFITGIPGAGNHWTRGLGFGPDGGLYVSVGSSCNVCEEADPRRAAILRYEPDGSNEQIYASGLRNAVDFDWQPGTGRMFATDNGRDLLGDDFPPCELNEVKRGGHYGWPFANGDKIPDPDFGSDNQARIDASISPAFPFRAHNAPLGISFIRGTGEYQNAALVALHGSWNRTKKDGYKVVSLHWDADGKIEQRDFLVGFEKDEDVIGRPADVIEGPDGSFYISDDYAGAIYRVSRR, from the coding sequence ATGCGGACTCTGTTCCGATCGCGTAGGTTCTCGACTTCGGCCTCCGTACGTACCCGCTCAGGAGTTCAAGTATTGAAGCGTCTCGGCATCGCCTCGGTTCTCCTCACCTGCCTGGCTATCGGAGCCTGCTCGTTGCTCCCGACGATCAACGCTCCGGTGCTTCAGATATTCCTTTGGGGCGGAGTCGACGCTCCGGAAGCTGCGACGGTGAACGAACGCATGCGGGCACCCGCGGGTTATACCGTGAAGGTTTTCGCCGAAGGCCTCCCCAATGTGCGCGAACTCCTATTCACCCCCAGCGGCGATCTGATCGCCGCGCAGGCGCGCGAGGGCAAGGTCGCTTCGATCGCCCCCGATCGCGACGGCGACGGCCGCTCCGATGGAGTCGCGATCCTGATGTCGGGCCTCAATGGCCCCAACGGTCTCGCACTGAGGGACGGATGGCTGTACGTGGCCGAGAGCGATGCCATCGGAAAGATCCGCTTCGACGTGGCAGCCGCTGAAACACGAGGTGAACTGGATCGTTTCATCACCGGAATTCCCGGCGCAGGCAACCACTGGACACGCGGCCTCGGCTTTGGACCCGACGGAGGCCTGTATGTATCCGTGGGATCGAGCTGCAACGTCTGTGAAGAAGCCGATCCGCGCCGCGCCGCGATCCTGCGCTACGAACCCGACGGCAGCAATGAGCAGATCTACGCTTCGGGACTTCGCAACGCGGTTGACTTCGACTGGCAGCCCGGTACCGGACGCATGTTCGCGACCGACAACGGGCGCGATCTGCTCGGCGATGACTTCCCACCCTGTGAGTTGAACGAAGTCAAGCGCGGGGGCCACTATGGCTGGCCCTTCGCGAATGGCGACAAGATTCCCGATCCAGACTTTGGATCGGACAATCAGGCGCGAATCGACGCCTCGATTTCACCGGCCTTTCCGTTTCGCGCTCACAATGCACCCCTGGGCATCTCCTTCATTCGCGGCACGGGCGAATACCAGAATGCTGCGCTGGTCGCACTGCACGGCTCGTGGAACCGCACGAAGAAGGACGGCTACAAGGTCGTCTCACTGCACTGGGATGCAGACGGAAAGATCGAGCAACGGGATTTCCTGGTGGGTTTTGAGAAAGACGAAGACGTGATCGGACGCCCCGCCGATGTGATCGAAGGCCCGGATGGCTCGTTCTACATCTCCGACGACTACGCCGGTGCGATCTATCGGGTGTCGCGCCGCTAG
- the motA gene encoding flagellar motor stator protein MotA encodes MKLIGGLIVVFGCVLGGFVLHHGNLMQLFVPTEYLIILGCLVGGMIVKNPGTVMIALVKDILGLIKGGGPGKKEYLEVLKMIYELMQLARKEGVLALESHVNDPGTSSVFSNYPTFTNDHHAVHFLCDTLKLFVAGVLEPHNMDELMERDLDVLHHEEMQTANAMTNAADSLPAIGIVAAVLGIILTMSAIDQGAAAVGMKVAGALVGTFLGVFIAYGMAGPIAGSIEAKIDAKGRYMQCIRHVLAASINGVNPPMAVEIGRRTIFMHDRPTFEELEEALREMKGGG; translated from the coding sequence TTGAAGCTGATAGGCGGACTCATAGTCGTCTTCGGATGTGTCCTGGGAGGGTTCGTTCTCCACCACGGAAACTTGATGCAGCTCTTCGTTCCGACGGAGTATCTGATCATTCTCGGTTGCCTCGTCGGTGGAATGATCGTCAAGAACCCCGGAACCGTCATGATCGCTCTGGTCAAGGATATCCTGGGTCTGATCAAAGGGGGCGGCCCTGGCAAGAAGGAGTACCTCGAAGTCCTGAAGATGATCTACGAACTCATGCAGCTCGCGCGCAAAGAAGGTGTGCTGGCGCTAGAGAGTCATGTAAACGATCCTGGGACATCTTCTGTCTTCTCCAACTACCCCACCTTCACCAACGACCATCACGCCGTCCACTTCCTGTGTGACACACTCAAACTCTTCGTGGCGGGTGTGCTGGAACCGCACAATATGGACGAGCTGATGGAGCGCGATCTCGATGTGCTTCATCACGAAGAGATGCAGACGGCGAACGCCATGACCAATGCGGCCGACAGCCTTCCCGCCATCGGAATCGTCGCCGCAGTTCTCGGCATCATCCTGACCATGAGCGCGATCGACCAGGGAGCGGCCGCAGTCGGAATGAAGGTCGCCGGTGCGCTCGTCGGTACCTTCCTGGGTGTATTTATCGCCTACGGTATGGCCGGTCCCATAGCGGGTTCGATCGAGGCGAAGATCGACGCGAAGGGGCGCTACATGCAGTGCATTCGGCACGTGCTGGCGGCATCCATCAATGGCGTCAACCCTCCGATGGCCGTCGAGATCGGCCGTCGCACCATCTTCATGCATGACCGCCCCACCTTCGAAGAACTCGAAGAAGCATTGCGTGAGATGAAGGGCGGGGGTTGA
- a CDS encoding OmpA family protein, whose product MSEDAAGAGHAQAPIIIKKKVSGHGGHHGGAWKVAYADMVTALMALFIVLWILGQSDEVKQQVASYFRDPSAFDPGAKMSIHDSSGSSNEFPILDDIPVPSMAHGSEGDGGDDRAREQAESIRTALSQVKDLDKYKQQIEFSVTPEGLRINLLESPESPLFKLGGTSLNSEVMDLVRTLGEAIQNSGNSIVIEGHTDTTPFAAGSDRTNWELSTGRAHTARREFEKAGVPMDRMLEVRGFSDRQLYNPLDSQDSRNRRISITLLSGKALASREDQPAEAVIPWLESRQQDH is encoded by the coding sequence ATGAGCGAAGATGCGGCGGGCGCCGGACACGCCCAGGCTCCGATCATCATCAAGAAGAAGGTCTCGGGACACGGAGGGCACCACGGTGGCGCCTGGAAGGTCGCCTACGCCGATATGGTCACGGCCCTCATGGCGCTGTTCATCGTGCTCTGGATTCTCGGGCAGTCCGACGAGGTCAAGCAACAGGTCGCTTCCTATTTTCGCGATCCGTCGGCCTTTGATCCCGGTGCGAAGATGAGTATCCACGACTCTTCGGGCAGTAGTAACGAGTTTCCGATCCTGGACGACATCCCCGTGCCCTCGATGGCACACGGGTCAGAAGGCGATGGTGGCGATGATAGAGCTCGTGAGCAGGCGGAATCGATTCGCACAGCCCTTTCCCAGGTGAAGGATCTCGACAAGTACAAACAGCAGATCGAGTTCTCGGTCACGCCCGAAGGGCTGCGCATCAACCTGCTCGAATCACCCGAGTCCCCCCTGTTCAAGCTCGGAGGGACGTCCCTGAATTCCGAAGTGATGGATCTGGTTCGAACTCTGGGCGAAGCGATTCAGAACTCCGGAAACTCGATCGTGATCGAGGGCCATACCGATACCACGCCTTTTGCGGCCGGTTCAGATCGAACTAACTGGGAACTATCGACCGGTCGCGCTCATACGGCCCGCCGAGAGTTCGAAAAGGCCGGAGTGCCCATGGACCGGATGCTCGAGGTTCGAGGCTTTTCCGATCGCCAGCTCTACAATCCGCTCGACTCGCAAGACAGTCGCAATCGCCGTATCTCAATCACGCTACTGTCGGGCAAAGCTCTCGCTTCGCGAGAAGATCAACCCGCCGAGGCCGTGATTCCCTGGTTGGAAAGTCGCCAGCAGGACCACTGA